GGACGTCGTGGCGGGGCTGGTCGAGCGGCGGGCACGGGCGTGGAGCGAGTGAGCGTGCCCGCCGTGCGCGCGCTCCAGCTCGCGAGCGTGCTGGCGCTCCTCGGCGCGTGGGAGGGCGCGGCGCGCGGGGGCCTCGTGGACCCGCTCTTCGTGCCGGCGCCGAGCGCGGTCGGCCGGGCGCTCGCCACGATGGGCGGGCCGGCCCTCGCGGCCCTCGGCGATACGCTCGGCAAGACGGCCATCGCCTACGCGCTCTCGATGGTCCTCGGCGTCGCGGCCGGGCTCGCCGTCGGCTCGGTGCGCCTGCTCCGCGAGGTGCTCGACCCGTTCGTCGTCACGCTCTACGGCATCCCGAAGATCCTCGTGCTGCCGTGGATCGTCCTGCTGCTCGGCTACGGGACGGCGCCCGCGATCTTCTACGGCACGCTCCACGGGTTCTTCCCGGTCCTGGTCCTCGTCACGGGCGCGGTGCGCGACGTGGACCGGACGCTCGTCACGGTGGCGCGCGCGTACGGCGCCAGCACGTGGCAGCTCTACTGGAAGGTGCTCCTGCCGGCGATCGTCCCCTCGGTGTTCGCGGGCATGCGCCTCGGGATCGTCTTCTGCCTCCTCGGCGTGCTCGTCGTGGAGATGTTCGCCGGGGTCCGCGGCATGGGCTACGTCATGGGCTCGCTCGCGAACGGCTTCCAGGCGCCCGAGCTCTTCGCCGCCACGGGGCTCGTCTCGGCCGCCTCGATCGCGATCGTGCTGGCGCTCGACCACGTGAGCGAGCGCCTCTCCCACTGGCGCGGCTAGCCCGTGCGGTAGAATCCACTCGACTCTCGGGACCGCGCCCATGACCAGGACCGCGTCACGCCGCTCCGGCGCCCTCGCGTCGCTCCGACGGGCCGCGCTGCTCGCGCTCTCGCTGGCGCTCGGCGCGGGTGCCGTGGCCGCCCCGCGGGCGCGCGTCGAGGCGCAGGCCGAGCCGCGCGGGGACGTCGGCACGCTCGCCTTCGTCTCGCGCGTCTCCCGCGTGGAGATCTTCGTCGACGACCAGCGGATCGGCGTGACCCGGGGCGGCTCGGTCCTCGTGGTCCCCAACATCCCGGCGGGCGCGCGGCGCATCGTCGCGCGCAGGGACGGCTACCGCCCGTGGGAGCGCACGGTCGAGGTCGTCGCGGGCGCGCGGCACGAGGTGCGGATCGACCTCGAGCCGCTCGGCGCCGGCGCCACGCCCCGAGTCGTCCGCGGCGACGACGGCGCGGAGATGATGCTGGTCGCGGCCGGCGAGTTCTGGATGGGCATCGACGACGCCGACCAGGCGCGGCTCAAGGACGAGTGCCGCCAGCAGGGCGGCCAGGAGGCGGACTGCGTCTTCGACCGCGAGGGGCCGCGCCACCGCGTTTGGCTCGACGCCTACTACCTGGACCGCTACGAGGTGACGAACGCGCTCTTCGAGCGCTTCGTCCGCGCGACGGCCTACCGGACCACGGCCGAGCGCGAGGGCCACGGCTGGTCGCGGCAGTACCGGGACGAGCGGTGGCAGTGGATCAAGCTCGACGGCGCGTACTT
This Candidatus Methylomirabilota bacterium DNA region includes the following protein-coding sequences:
- a CDS encoding ABC transporter permease; the protein is MERVSVPAVRALQLASVLALLGAWEGAARGGLVDPLFVPAPSAVGRALATMGGPALAALGDTLGKTAIAYALSMVLGVAAGLAVGSVRLLREVLDPFVVTLYGIPKILVLPWIVLLLGYGTAPAIFYGTLHGFFPVLVLVTGAVRDVDRTLVTVARAYGASTWQLYWKVLLPAIVPSVFAGMRLGIVFCLLGVLVVEMFAGVRGMGYVMGSLANGFQAPELFAATGLVSAASIAIVLALDHVSERLSHWRG
- a CDS encoding SUMF1/EgtB/PvdO family nonheme iron enzyme, whose translation is MTRTASRRSGALASLRRAALLALSLALGAGAVAAPRARVEAQAEPRGDVGTLAFVSRVSRVEIFVDDQRIGVTRGGSVLVVPNIPAGARRIVARRDGYRPWERTVEVVAGARHEVRIDLEPLGAGATPRVVRGDDGAEMMLVAAGEFWMGIDDADQARLKDECRQQGGQEADCVFDREGPRHRVWLDAYYLDRYEVTNALFERFVRATAYRTTAEREGHGWSRQYRDERWQWIKLDGAYFRQPGGSGTASEPSHPVVMVSWNDADTYCRWAGKRLPTEAEWEKAARGTDGRRYPWGDAWDAARANAEMRVGSTSPVGRFPSGASPYDIHDLAGNVFEWVADWHDDTYYRRSPERNPRGPETGTEKGLRGGAWTKLAIFVRATFREASVPTDRNDLIGFRCAKSAG